tgggtcacgtttgcactacgGGCCAAATGGCACTTGAATGGCGATTAGGTTGGTTGGCcgacttgaatgaatgattgatatatgtgcataatgtaataggtacgttaccttgaagttgcgagcttgatttatcaattcaccgaaggcgtaaggtgagtggaataattatgcgtgtgcatatataatgtatttatttgtgtagtatgaatgtggaattgccgcggtgttcaagagaccacattctacgtaacgggtggaattgtcgcggtgttcaagacaccacccattggtttgattgacatgtggaatagtcgcggtgtttaagacaacacattgtcatgggagtggaattgtcgcggtgtttaagacaccactcattggtttgattgacatgtggtattgtcgcggtgtttatgacaccacattgtcatgggagcggaattgtcacggtgttcaagacaccactcattgttttgattgacgtgtggaatcgtcgcggtgttcaagacaccacattgtcatgggggtgagttagtcgcggtgttcaagacatcacccgggggattagtgattacgcggtgtttaagtaacactaatggatgttatgaactccaacggtcctttccgagtaccgttccctagtatgattggttaaccatggttgtgtgaattttgtattagcatatttaattgtgaactatatgcttttggtgtcgCTAGCTTATATTGAATTGTGGTTATTGGTtgatgcataatgtttgcatagttgtcgaattgctagcttgtatgcggtattgtgtaagtgattgcaagtaagtaggttacatatgtatatgtataattattgcattcactaagctttagcttaccctctcgttgtttacctttttaggctccggcgtggacaagagcaaaggtattcgtttgaaacagtagtggctctcgggggtttagctttttggaagttcggccaagaatttgggtagtttaaccccaaacaccatgctctagtgtcgtttggaaattaaactagaacggtcgaaacttgtaattttgaacgaaactcgtaaaacggccgatgtgggcccgatgttgtaaaactcgattttattgtggaaacctcttagtttaacttattttgacatgttgtgaaaatgttttcgtttaaaagtgtcgggaagcaggttATCCGCCCACGTAAGTGGGACAACCAAATCAGTAAAcgacagttcatttggacgccgtccagaccttctggacgccgtccaaagcttctttgctggacgccgtccagaagtgtgGACACCGTCCagaagtctggacgccgtccagatgtattgaatcagaaaaaaaaattaagtgtaTTTTTGAGcaaacgaagtcgggtcgttacatatcgACATATAATAAGATTTATCATTATTCTTCCAGTTATTATAgatataatagtaattattataattatatattatatttttaaaaatatttaatattttaatgtatataaatgaaAAGCTCGTTTAGGCTCATGAGCTTGTTTGAGCTCGAGCTCATTTACTAAACGAGCTTTATATAAAGTTCACGCTTGGGCTCGAGCTTGTTTCTCGAATCGAACTTTTAACGAGTCGATCTCGAGTAGCTCGCGAGTAGCTCGGCTCGTTTACAGCCCTAGGATATGTTATTATGTTAGCTTACATATGCTTACATATGGTTAACTTTTGTAAAATAGTGTATATGATGATTGAATGGTTTTGTTTTTCCATTAGACCACCATTAACGAGGCGTCAAAAACGAAAAGAAACGCCCTCAAATATGATGTGGCATGTGAGTTGGCAAGAAATTTGACGCCCTGACGCCCTTAAACTTGACGCCGACGCCCCGAGGGCGTCAGTCACAAAATTGACGGAAAAATATGTGTGCGTCAGAGTGTATGAGCCAATCagaattcatgattaattttttatatattattaatttatttattttatacctAACTTTCAATCTTATTTTACCAAATCATCCAAAAAAAAATTTACTCACTCAAATTTAACATTCACCACTATTTAACTTCATTACCACATCACAGTTAAAAATCCACTTTTTCATCTCGCTGACTACATGTCACTGATAGGGTTACTGGTGGTCTTATAGTTGAGAAATAAAATAGAAAAGATCAAAAACATAATATATGTGAACTATATTTGGATATATTTAACTATCATTTCGCCATTTTGTTATTtacaaataaaataaaagtatCCAGATATATTATGTCTATAAATAACTCGTTTAAAACTATTTATTCGTTTAAAACTATTTATGTTATCAAATGACCAAATTCTCTATATATATTCAATTGAAAAAGCTTGAACAGTAAATTTTCAATTTGATATGAAAATCGATTCTTTTAACTAATAAATTGTGTTAATTATAACACAAAAGCTTTCTTACAGGATTCGTTAGGAGAGCACATTTCAACTGAGGGCTCAGTGGCTCAAGTCCCGTTAacgtctttttttttcttttttcttttttctaaACAATTTTGTAAATCAATATATCTAACTAATAAATATAAAGTGTGCTAACACAGAAGTTTTTGTGAAGGAGTGGTCAGGGGAGGAGAGCACATTAACCCTGGAGGAGTGGTCAGGCTGGAGCATGATTATGACATAACAAAGCACATTAATATTTAATTtcacatttataaaaattaaactAATTAAATTATTTGACACAAAACATATAGTTATGTATGAGAAAAATTACACAGATATTTAGTACAAATATCAGTTGAAGGCTCTTACATGAATCAACAGTTGGACCGCAGCTCCCAAAACTTGTTATATATTCAAATACCATTTTAGTATTTATGTATAAAACGTTTTGTTACCGTTCATTTTTCAATTCTAATTATCTGTTCAGTATTTTAAATGCATATATCACGGGCTCAAACCCAAAGTGAAAGAGACTGTCAAATAAACCAGGCCGCACCTATAGTGGTTACTGGTTAGTCGGAGCCCACTAATTATAGTCGACAGTAAGCTTCGATTAATTGGCGACTTGATTGACTCTTAGAGCATAAATTAAATTTcagacaggatttaaaacccatgaatatattgattttacctctcaattttattttattttttttaaaaaatttcctacttattggctggAGGTTCACTCGAAAGcaatccgtcgaatagagaggagTGACCTTCTCTCCTTTTAAGTGTGTTTTCACTCTGActgaagaaatgacttgtctttattctcgaataGGGAAAGGATTGTATACATCTCAACTCCCTCATACACCACTTTTGTGGTATTgtgttttgttattgttgttgtccATTTTACAACCCCACTAGTCCACTACATTTTTTTTAGTAGCAAACACACTTTTTTTTATCCACTCAGAATCCAGATTTCTCGAAACCAGATTTGAATACATAACAAATGCAACAAGAACAATAGGCAACAAGGATGGTTTCAGTTGTTCACTGATTATTATGTCAAACGTCAATACACAGAAACATTTTCATAATCTTCTCATCACTTAACCGCTACTAGGCAACTAAGATGACAAACAGAACTTAATCACAACCCAACTACACCAAAGACAACACATTTAGATACTTGATATGTGTAAACCATTGACTTAGCACACATTGTGTGCCATCTAGCAGGCAGCTTAAAATCCATGAATCTTGATGTTTTCCTTCTTCACTATTCCTGCCTGTAAGAAACGACGACAGACTAAATTACATTTGGAAAACAAAATCATGCAGCAGTTCCGAGCATCGAGACATATATTACTAACACATGTACTGCAGTATTGTCACATTTTATAGCTCTCACccatttactaacaaatgggtcaATTTGTGACGTGTTCTTTAACAGGTTATATAGGGGAAAACAAAAATGTATCTAAAAGAACGTGTAAAAGTCGGCGAAGTCCATTTTATAGCATAAATCCTAGATAACCATAAAGTGCATTTTATGGTTATTGTAATAACATAGTTATCGTTGCCATAATTTAACACATTGACTATAATCTTTGTAGAATGGATAGAAAGTTTGTTGGGCCAACTCAACCTCACCTCTAACCAACCTGATCGCCATACTTAGCCACCTCTAACAGGTAGTCTAAACATGGCCTCATCTATAACTCTAGAACTCAGTTTGTTTAAAACTTTAAAAGGTCAAGTTTTGAATGTTGAAACAAATAGTGAAAAATTACCTGTGTAAGAAAGCTAGATACGTTCTTTCTCTGATCACCTTGAAGCTGGATGACCTTTATAACAATATAAATAATGTGAGAAAAACAGATTTAAGAGCTGCAAACGTCATTAAGAGCACGAAATGGACATGATAGAAACCTGGCCTAGTTCAGGGTCCTGAAAAAGGGTGCCATTGCAGCAGAATTCCTTCTTGAGGTCCTTGAGAATTTTATTGTAACTATAATCTTTTCTCAAACCTTGGACGGTTGTCAAACTTTTCCGGCCATTTCGCTGTTGAACACGAATATGAACGTACTCTTTTGACCCAGCACCAGAGTCCTCAGTACTAGCTTCAGCAAATGGGTCTAACAAACAGGATGAAGTATAGCGTTAACAATTATAATAAGTAGATCGAAAGCTCAAGCATCTCTTAAACTAAAAGAATGTAAAGAAAGATCCTTAaattttctgaatttttttttttctattagcaATTTAAATAAAAGAAAGAACTTACCAAAAGCGGAAGGGATCTGAAGGTCGAGTTCAGACATGAAAATTAGCTGGTAAAGTGGAACGACAACCAAAACTTCCCTTGATATAATTGTCGCTCAGATCTGGTCGAAACATACAAATATAGAACAGTAAGACACTGAAGACAAACATGAGATCCAATTACAGAAGGGTAATAGGGAGATACGCAGCATACCAAGAGTTTAACCTTGTAGTATTACATTTACATTTGTGCTAAAATAGGTTATAGATTATAAAATATAACATTTAACTCGATATGAATTGCAGAACAGTATACACACGCCTATAAGTACACAAACAGATAGCATCCATAAAATAACATGTCTATGAGCTGATGCCAGCTGCCACGTGTGATAAGAGAAGTAACTATAAACCAAGACCCACCTAAATATCTTCTCCTTACACTGAACAATTTGATAAATAATAAATGAAAAACGTAGCTTGATGCATTGGGTGCAAAGTGCTCACCATGAGTTAACACAAAGTCTTTTACTAGTCTACAAAAACTATGATACCACATCACCAATGATTAAACAGTGAAATATTCTAATTGCTCATTTATCCTGCGCAACCATGTAGTCAGGGGAGGCCGGGAGGGAGAACAAAGTGATCGACCGCTCAGGGCCCAGGATGACTTTTAGGAGcccaatttttttatatatacagatataatCAAAGATTTGAAAAGCAGAAGAACTAGGGAAACACAACTGAAGTAGCGAAGACAAAGCACAATAGCcccaaaaacaacaacaaaatGCCCAAAAATTGAAATCAAAGTCCACTAGTATTCTAGCAAGGCCGAAATGGCCTTTTTTAGATAGTTTATATTATTCGTTATGGAGTAAGGGCCTTTTCCCCACCTCGTTCTAGGCCCTTAAATTCCCGGGACCGGCCATGCATGTAGTCATATTGTCAAATTGTGTATACGGTATACCATTTACAAACTAGACAAATTGTTAGAAGACCACTATGGTAAGTATAATTTAAGATGTATGTTCACTTCATACTATAACAAACACCAAGTTACTTGCATATTTGCAACATATAGAAATGTTAATAACTAATCAAACCTAACAGAGTCGGACACCAAGAAACAATCTTTAAAAAATTAACACATGCAGTAACCATCCTGAAAGCCAAAACATACAACTCATATGTATCTTATGAAAATTTCAAAATCACAAAAACTGAGAAACGTACTGAAACATACAACCCGTGATGATATGTGTTCTTATGAACAATACGGAGTATCATTCAAAGATAGTATTCTTATTAGGAGCTCAATACCTTTATATGTTCTAATTACCGATAAAGATGTCAAAGACTGCATAATCAGTAATACATAGAGAATAACGGAATCAAGTAATCATAAACATAAAACCTAATAAAGTATCCAATACAGAAATCAAAGATTGCATAGTCACTTATAGGTACGAAAACGAATAGCACCCACAGACAAAGATTTAATCGGTCTACAGAAGAGAACCCTAAAATAGGCAAAGAAAACCCAAATTTATCAGCTGATTAATATCAAGATAAGATCTTTAGCAATACTTATATCTAAAATTATAATTATAC
The window above is part of the Rutidosis leptorrhynchoides isolate AG116_Rl617_1_P2 chromosome 1, CSIRO_AGI_Rlap_v1, whole genome shotgun sequence genome. Proteins encoded here:
- the LOC139885974 gene encoding protein translation factor SUI1 homolog: MSELDLQIPSAFDPFAEASTEDSGAGSKEYVHIRVQQRNGRKSLTTVQGLRKDYSYNKILKDLKKEFCCNGTLFQDPELGQVIQLQGDQRKNVSSFLTQAGIVKKENIKIHGF